In a genomic window of Erigeron canadensis isolate Cc75 chromosome 5, C_canadensis_v1, whole genome shotgun sequence:
- the LOC122599860 gene encoding probable ATP-dependent DNA helicase CHR12 — translation MTEQEVLLEIPYHQKNEQKEEEEEYDIDDTKTLISALSFLSRNLPLPSHVFDAVSSIYDTRSDDDFDSPNNNDIPSSNGGDLIADLEDALVKHRSNHITGSEMAQVQNNRFQTHIQSRLTQLEELPTNRGEDLQSKCLLELYGLKLAELQRKVRSSVSSEYTLCLNCVYPEKQLFDWDMMRLPRPSYGVGDAFAFDDNHLKKKRDAERLSKLEEDEKNRVETRKRKFFAEILNGSRELPLQVAASQKRRRQRNDGVHAWHARQRQRASRQEKLRFQALKSDDQEAYMKMVEESKNERLTLLLGKTNDLLVRLGAAVRRQKDAEHDGIEPLKGPLANLRDTSATENVESVPDEDDDLVVVDDNGVKTSDLLEGQRQYNSAIHSIQEKVTEQPSLLQGGELRNYQIEGLQWMVSLSNNNLNGILADEMGLGKTIQTISLIAYLMENKGVTGPHLIVAPKAVLPNWINEFSTWVPSISAYLYDGRQDERKAMREELLEGKFNVLITHYDLIMRDKSFLKKIPWYYMVVDEGHRLKNSESVLAKTLVSGYQIRRRLLLTGTPIQNTLQELWSLLNFLLPTIFNSVENFEEWFNAPFADKCDVTITDEEELLIIRRLHQVIRPFILRRKKDEVEKDLPVKTQTILKCDMSAWQKVYYQQVTDVGRVGLDTGTGKSKSLQNLTMQLRKCCNHPYLFTGDYNIWRKEEIVRASGKFELLDRLLPKLHRAGHRVLLFSQMTKLMDILDVYLQLHGFKYLRLDGSTKTEERGTLLKQFNAPDSPYFLFSLSTRAGGLGLNLQTADTVIIFDSDWNPQMDQQAEDRAHRIGQKKEVKVFVLVSVGSIEEVILERAKQKMGIDAKVIQAGMFNTTSTPQDRKEALKEVMRKGSSSLGTDTPSEREINRLTARSEEEFWLFEKMDEERRQKERYRSRLMEDHEVPEWAFTKPDNPKDMRGKGFDYETANISGKRRRKEVVYADTISDVQYMKVAEQGEHSSKSHPGKTRREQPATPNNLNVVENDVVEVVSVNEGTTPRRSGSTLKRPRSPMSEHLGMDNGSSDSGELPSWKTQKKRSILRFV, via the exons ATGACTGAACAAGAAGTGTTGTTGGAGATTCCATACCACCAGAAGAATGagcaaaaagaagaagaagaagaatatgatATCGATGACACAAAAACTCTGATTTCCGCTCTTAGTTTTCTCTCTCGCAATCTCCCTCTTCCTTCTCATGTTTTCGATGCGGTTTCTTCTATATATGATACCCGATCTGACGATGATTTCGATTCCCCCAAT AATAACGACATACCATCTTCGAATGGGGGAGATTTAATTGCAGACCTTGAAGATGCTTTGGTTAAGCATCGATCTAATCACATTACGGGTTCTGAGATGGCACAAGTACAGAATAATCGGTTCCAGACCCATATCCAGAGTCGCTTGACTCAACTTGAAG AGCTGCCTACAAACAGAGGTGAGGACCTGCAGTCAAAGTGCTTGCTTGAACTCTATGGGCTTAAG CTAGCTGAGTTGCAACGAAAAGTGAGATCAAGTGTTAGCTCAGAATACACGTTGTGCTTAAACTGTGTCTATCCAGAGAAGCAACTCTTTGATTGGGATATGATGCGCCTGCCTCGCCCTTCTTATGGCGTGGGAGATGCTTTTGCTTTTGACGATAATCATCTGAAGAAGAAACGAGATGCTGAG AGACTTTCAAAGTTAGAGGAAGATGAAAAGAACAGAGTAGAAACCAGGAAGAGGAAATTTTTTGCAGAAATACTTAATGGATCTCGTGAATTGCCGTTGCAAGTAGCGGCCTCTCAGAAACGTCGAAGGCAACGCAATGATGGTGTTCAT GCATGGCATGCAAGGCAAAGGCAACGTGCTAGTCGACAAGAAAAATTGAGGTTTCAAGCTTTGAAGTCAGATGACCAAGAAGCCTATATGAAAATGGTTGAGGAAAGTAAGAATGAACGGCTAACATTGCTTTTAGGGAAAACAAATGATCTGCTTGTCAGATTAGGAGCTGCTGTTCGACGTCAAAAAGATGCCGAGCATGATGGTATTGAACCTTTGAAGGGTCCATTAGCAAACTTACGTGATACATCTGCTACAGAGAATGTGGAATCAGTTCCTGACGAGGATGATGATTTAGTCGTGGTCGATGACAACGGAGTAAAGACATCTGATTTACTTGAAGGTCAGCGGCAATATAATTCAGCCATCCATTCGATTCAGGAAAAG GTAACTGAGCAGCCTTCACTTCTTCAAGGCGGCGAACTAAGAAACTATCAGATAGAAGGGCTCCAGTGGATGGTGTCTTTATCCAATAACAATCTCAATGGAATATTGGCCGATGAAATGGGATTGGGGAAGACAATTCAAACTATCTCTTTGATAGCATATCTTATGGAAAACAAGGGGGTGACTGGACCCCATTTAATTGTGGCCCCAAAAGCTGTGCTACCAAATTGGATTAATGAATTTTCAACATGGGTTCCTAG TATTTCTGCTTATCTGTATGATGGGCGTCAAGATGAGAGAAAAGCAATGAGAGAAGAGTTATTAGAAGGAAAATTTAATGTGCTCATCACTCATTATGATCTTATAATGAGAGACAAATCATTCCTGAAGAAAATTCCTTGGTACTACATGGTTGTGGATGAAGGACATCGGTTGAAGAACTCAGAATCTGTGCTTGCAAAGACTCTTGTTTCCGG CTACCAAATTCGGAGGAGACTTCTGTTAACTGGCACTCCAATACAGAATACTTTACAAGAACTGTGGTCCCTGCTTAATTTTCTTCTTCCAACCATTTTTAATTCAGTTGAGAATTTTGAGGAGTGGTTTAATGCACCATTTGCGGATAAATGCGATGTTACTATAACAGATGAAGAAGAGCTGTTGATCATTCGTCGCCTACACCAG GTTATACGGCCATTTATATtgagaagaaagaaagatgAGGTGGAAAAGGACCTTCCAGTGAAAACACAGACCATACTAAAATGTGACATGTCAGCATGGCAGAAAGTATACTACCAGCAAGTTACTGATGTTGGAAGGGTCGGATTGGATACTG GAACGGGTAAATCCAAAAGTTTACAGAACCTGACAATGCAGCTCAGAAAATGTTGTAACCATCCTTATCTATTTACGGGTGATTATAACATATGGCGAAAAGAAGAAATTGTCAGAGCATCAGGAAAATTTGAGCTTCTTGACCGTTTATTGCCTAAACTTCATAGAGCTGGGCATAGAGTTCTACTTTTCTCTCAAATGACTAAACTCATGGACATTCTTGATGTGTATCTCCAACTTCATGGATTTAAATATCTTAGGCTTGATGGATCAACAAAAACCGAAGAAAGAGGCACTTTGCTAAAGCAATTTAATGCGCCTGACTCTCCTTACTTCCTGTTTTCTTTAAGTACTCGTGCCGGAGGTCTTGGTCTCAATTTACAGACAGCTGATACTGTGATTATATTTGATAGTGACTGGAATCCACAGATGGATCAACAAGCAGAGGATCGTGCACATCGTATTGGTCAAAAAAAGGAAGTGAAGGTGTTTGTTTTGGTCAGTGTCGGCTCAATTGAAGAGGTGATATTGGAACGCGCAAAACAGAAAATGGGCATTGATGCTAAAGTGATACAGGCTGGAATGTTCAATACAACTTCCACAC CTCAAGATAGGAAAGAGGCGCTGAAGGAGGTAATGCGCAAGGGTTCAAGTTCCCTTGGAACAGATACACCAAGTGAGAGAGAAATTAATCGTCTAACAGCCCGGTCAGAAGAAGAGTTCTGGCTTTTCGAGAAGATGGATGAGGAAAGAAGGCAAAAAGAGAGGTACAGATCTCGCCTTATGGAAGATCATGAGGTACCTGAGTGGGCTTTTACTAAACCTGACAATCCAAAAGACATGAGGGGTAAAGGGTTTGACTATGAAACTGCAAATATATCTGGAAAAAGACGTAGGAAAGAGGTAGTGTATGCTGATACAATCAGCGATGTGCAATATATGAAGGTTGCTGAACAAGGTGAGCATAGCTCGAAATCTCATCCGGGTAAAACAAGAAGGGAACAACCCGCAACTCCTAACAACCTTAACGTTGTAGAAAATGATGTAGTGGAGGTAGTAAGCGTAAATGAGGGAACAACCCCACGTAGGTCAGGGTCAACGTTAAAAAGGCCAAGGTCCCCAATGAGCGAGCATCTTGGAATGGATAATGGAAGCAGTGATAGTGGAGAGCTGCCGTCATGGAAGACACAGAAAAAGCGATCAATCCTTCGTTTTGTCTAA